Proteins encoded within one genomic window of Halodesulfurarchaeum formicicum:
- a CDS encoding amino acid ABC transporter ATP-binding protein, producing MSEPLLRIENLQKSYGDEEVLHDISFEMEESDAFVLIGPSGSGKSTLLRCVNRLTEPDGGDIYLDGTRTSDPEYDVNHLRREVGMVFQDINLFAHLTALENITLGLKKVAGMDESSAEARARAELEQVGLADQADSYPAELSGGQQQRVGIARALAMDPKLMLFDEPTSSLDPELTGEVVEVMRQLAEEGMTMLVVTHEMGFARSAATQMLFLEDGSLVEQGPPEQLFDAPEEERTGQFLKRITEAESSGSL from the coding sequence ATGAGCGAGCCACTCCTTCGGATCGAGAACCTGCAGAAAAGCTACGGCGACGAGGAAGTGTTACACGACATCTCCTTCGAGATGGAGGAAAGCGACGCTTTCGTGCTGATCGGTCCCAGTGGCAGCGGCAAGTCCACGCTGCTGCGCTGTGTCAACCGCCTGACTGAACCTGATGGCGGCGACATCTATCTCGATGGCACCCGTACGAGTGATCCCGAGTACGATGTCAATCACCTCCGTCGCGAGGTCGGCATGGTGTTCCAGGACATCAACCTCTTTGCACACCTCACGGCTCTCGAGAACATCACGCTGGGCCTGAAGAAGGTCGCCGGAATGGACGAGTCAAGCGCCGAAGCCAGGGCACGGGCCGAACTCGAACAGGTTGGACTGGCCGACCAGGCTGACTCCTACCCCGCAGAACTCTCCGGCGGCCAGCAACAGCGTGTGGGGATCGCCCGCGCGCTGGCGATGGATCCCAAGCTGATGCTTTTTGACGAACCGACGAGTTCGTTGGACCCGGAACTCACCGGAGAGGTCGTCGAGGTGATGCGCCAACTGGCCGAGGAAGGGATGACCATGCTCGTGGTCACCCACGAGATGGGTTTCGCCCGGTCCGCAGCGACGCAGATGCTGTTCCTCGAAGACGGGAGTCTCGTCGAACAGGGGCCCCCAGAACAACTCTTCGACGCGCCCGAAGAAGAGCGGACCGGCCAGTTCCTCAAACGGATCACCGAGGCCGAGTCCTCGGGCTCACTCTAA